In the genome of Mycobacterium kansasii ATCC 12478, one region contains:
- a CDS encoding PPE family protein, protein MNFVILPPEINSARVYLGAGSGPMLAAAAAWDGLAGELGSAAGSFGSVTSGLTGAVWQGPAATAMVEAAAPYVGWLSAAAAHAQGAAGQARTAVSAFEAAVAATVHPVAVAANRNQLVSLVVSNLFGQNAPAIAAAETAYEQMWAQDVAAMVGYHGEAAAVVAQLAPMQSGLQQALQTLPGMLANLGVGNAGSGNLGGGNHGDNNLGSGNNGSHNVGSGNAGNTNLGNGNSGNSNVGNGNRGDQNFGSGNSGGTNTGNGNIGTGNVGSGNLGNGNLGNGNLGNSNVGSGNRGDNNMGFGNRGSSNIGVSNTGNHDFGFGNTGNNDIGFGLTGDNQVGFGALNSGSGNIGFGNSGSGNVGFFNSGTGNVGLFNSGGHSFGAENSGSFNTGLTNSGQGNTGFVNAGFNSLGLANAGANNMGVFNGGSQNFGFGNSGFQNTGSWNAGSINTGDFNAGSINTGWANSGASNTGGFDSGSLNTGFGSMLTPVGAKNSGFGTTGLDSSGFFNSGGDTSGFQNTGLAFESGFHNSGNGNNAGINNTGSFLAGIGNTGFDNIGIANSNVFNSGIGNSGNDDSGFFNKTDAQSGFFN, encoded by the coding sequence ATGAACTTTGTGATACTGCCGCCGGAGATCAATTCGGCGCGGGTGTATCTGGGCGCCGGGTCGGGACCGATGCTGGCGGCAGCGGCGGCCTGGGACGGGCTGGCCGGTGAGCTGGGCTCGGCGGCCGGTTCCTTCGGCTCGGTGACGTCAGGGTTGACGGGGGCGGTGTGGCAGGGCCCGGCCGCGACGGCGATGGTCGAGGCGGCGGCCCCGTATGTCGGGTGGCTGTCGGCGGCCGCGGCTCATGCCCAGGGCGCGGCGGGTCAGGCCCGCACGGCCGTGTCGGCGTTCGAGGCGGCGGTGGCGGCGACGGTGCATCCGGTGGCGGTGGCGGCCAACCGCAATCAACTGGTTTCGCTGGTGGTGTCCAATCTGTTCGGCCAGAACGCGCCGGCGATCGCGGCCGCCGAGACCGCTTACGAACAGATGTGGGCACAGGATGTGGCCGCGATGGTTGGTTACCACGGCGAGGCCGCGGCGGTGGTCGCCCAACTGGCGCCTATGCAGAGTGGTCTGCAGCAGGCACTGCAAACTCTGCCGGGCATGCTCGCCAATCTCGGCGTGGGCAATGCCGGTAGCGGAAACCTGGGTGGGGGTAATCACGGCGACAACAATCTGGGCAGCGGCAACAACGGCAGCCACAACGTCGGCAGTGGGAACGCCGGCAATACCAACCTCGGCAACGGGAATTCCGGCAACAGCAATGTAGGCAACGGCAATCGGGGCGACCAGAATTTCGGCAGCGGCAACTCCGGCGGCACCAACACCGGAAACGGGAATATCGGCACCGGGAACGTCGGTAGCGGAAATCTTGGCAACGGAAACCTCGGTAACGGAAACCTCGGAAATTCCAACGTCGGCAGCGGAAATCGTGGCGACAACAATATGGGCTTCGGCAACCGCGGCAGCAGTAACATCGGCGTCAGCAACACCGGAAACCACGATTTCGGCTTCGGTAACACGGGCAACAACGACATCGGGTTTGGTCTCACCGGGGACAACCAGGTGGGCTTTGGTGCGCTGAACTCGGGCAGCGGCAATATCGGATTCGGAAACTCCGGAAGCGGAAACGTCGGCTTCTTCAATTCGGGCACCGGAAACGTGGGGCTCTTCAACTCGGGCGGTCATAGCTTCGGTGCCGAGAACTCGGGCAGCTTCAACACCGGTCTCACCAACTCGGGCCAAGGGAATACCGGTTTTGTCAACGCCGGCTTCAACAGCCTCGGCTTGGCAAACGCCGGGGCCAACAACATGGGCGTGTTCAATGGTGGCTCCCAGAATTTCGGCTTCGGAAACTCGGGCTTCCAGAACACCGGTAGCTGGAACGCGGGCTCGATCAACACCGGCGACTTCAACGCGGGATCCATCAACACCGGCTGGGCCAATTCCGGTGCCAGCAACACCGGCGGCTTCGACTCGGGCAGCCTGAACACCGGCTTCGGCAGCATGCTGACGCCGGTTGGCGCCAAAAACTCGGGTTTCGGCACGACGGGCCTGGATTCGTCGGGCTTTTTCAACTCCGGTGGTGACACCTCCGGTTTTCAGAACACCGGCCTCGCCTTTGAGTCAGGTTTTCACAACTCGGGCAACGGCAACAATGCGGGTATCAATAACACCGGCAGCTTCCTCGCCGGCATTGGCAACACCGGCTTCGACAATATCGGCATCGCCAATTCCAATGTGTTCAACTCGGGCATCGGTAATTCCGGTAACGACGACTCCGGATTCTTCAACAAGACCGATGCGCAGTCCGGATTCTTCAACTAG
- a CDS encoding radical SAM protein has product MDLRGDSIHRYVNAFCPRCHDEEPDRPLSSVARLSGWLAVRDGLVWLERGCRSHGLVRTLYDEDPEILAYLEEWTAPTKAHIPDTPGNFDPIPSAYLRGLPQMQTQHTCILLEDIAETCNLRCPTCFADSSPDLRHVVAIGDVLANVDQRLERENGRLDVLMLSGGEPSLHPQLPELLAELSARPITRILLNTNGIRVAQDDGLLDVLTEHRERAEVYLQYDGLSQAAHRYHRGGDLRRIKQDALRRLSEREIFTTLVMTAALGVNDHEIGDVVRLALRTPYAGGVCIQPQFGSGRSGFIDADNRLTHTGVLRRLGPQTDDLVTWRDLTALPCSHPHCCSVGYLLRDDGGRWRSLVALIGHDNLKDKLGLVANRIADRDIPRELRLAVRESLLALLSEQSSLSHPQMSDVWRLICQNCDLGMATLLTLASSALPGRRRQLRRLLGERVLRITVKPFMDMSTMIEERLVQCCVHVGTRSSQDQCAPFCAVQAWPALGRQRLSVAAERLLPVV; this is encoded by the coding sequence ATGGATTTGCGGGGCGACAGCATTCATCGCTACGTCAACGCGTTCTGCCCGCGCTGTCACGACGAGGAACCGGATCGTCCGTTGAGTAGTGTTGCCCGGCTCAGTGGCTGGCTGGCCGTGCGCGACGGGCTGGTCTGGCTGGAGCGCGGCTGCCGCTCCCACGGGCTGGTCCGAACCCTCTACGACGAAGATCCCGAAATCCTTGCCTACCTTGAAGAATGGACGGCCCCGACGAAGGCTCACATCCCCGATACGCCGGGTAACTTCGACCCGATTCCGTCGGCGTATCTGCGTGGTCTGCCGCAGATGCAGACACAGCACACCTGCATCCTGCTGGAGGACATCGCCGAGACGTGCAACCTGCGCTGCCCGACCTGCTTTGCCGATTCATCGCCGGACCTGCGTCATGTCGTGGCGATCGGCGACGTGCTGGCCAACGTCGACCAGCGTCTCGAGCGCGAGAACGGACGCCTCGATGTGCTGATGCTCAGCGGCGGCGAACCCAGCCTGCATCCGCAATTACCGGAGTTGTTGGCCGAACTGAGTGCGCGGCCAATCACGCGAATATTGCTCAACACCAACGGAATCCGAGTAGCCCAGGACGACGGATTACTCGACGTGCTCACCGAGCACCGCGAGCGCGCCGAGGTGTACCTGCAATACGACGGGCTCTCGCAGGCCGCACATCGATACCATCGGGGCGGGGATCTTCGTCGGATCAAGCAAGACGCGTTGCGCCGGCTGTCCGAACGGGAGATATTCACCACGTTGGTGATGACGGCCGCGCTGGGCGTCAACGACCACGAGATCGGCGACGTGGTTCGGCTTGCCCTACGAACACCCTATGCGGGCGGGGTCTGCATTCAGCCCCAGTTCGGTTCGGGGCGTTCGGGATTCATCGACGCCGACAATCGGCTCACGCACACCGGTGTGCTCAGGAGGCTGGGGCCACAGACCGACGATCTGGTCACGTGGCGGGATCTGACCGCGCTGCCGTGCTCACACCCGCATTGTTGTTCGGTGGGGTACCTGCTGCGCGACGACGGCGGGCGGTGGCGCTCACTGGTGGCCTTGATCGGTCACGACAACCTCAAAGACAAGCTGGGCCTGGTCGCAAACCGTATCGCCGACAGGGATATTCCCCGCGAGTTGCGGCTGGCGGTACGTGAATCGCTACTGGCGTTGCTGTCGGAGCAGTCGTCGTTGTCGCACCCGCAGATGTCCGACGTGTGGCGTCTGATCTGCCAGAATTGCGACCTGGGCATGGCAACCCTGCTGACCCTGGCCTCCAGCGCGCTGCCCGGGCGACGGCGCCAGCTGCGGCGGCTGCTGGGGGAGCGGGTGCTGCGTATCACCGTCAAACCGTTCATGGATATGTCGACGATGATCGAAGAGCGGCTGGTGCAGTGCTGCGTGCATGTCGGCACGCGGTCGTCACAGGATCAGTGCGCACCGTTCTGCGCGGTCCAGGCCTGGCCGGCGCTCGGCCGGCAGCGGTTGTCGGTGGCCGCCGAGCGGCTCCTGCCGGTGGTGTGA
- a CDS encoding PE family protein, translated as MSFVIAAPELVQGAAHDLAGLRSSLAEAAAIAAGPTTGIAAAAQDEVSIAIASMFGNFGQEFQVLSAQAQAFHDRFVSLLNTGAGAYLSAEAANVEQTLLGGGAGGVTQLLGNVGQEVAGQIQTGAQAISQAIGGLQTGLGALATGGLPGLPDGLASFGATVAGPYQTLFATTGANLQSLQSALAANPQPLLHQILSNQTGYQQTVATALQSAIQNFPADLATVPADIRNLLSGDPAAVLQTIINQHMGYAQTINTALHSAAQDFRTGAAGLHSAFQAAFQDLATGNVDGAVGDISTGLRDLFLTGFAPTVDLDTGIITITPTGTLGDLIPTLAIPGQMAQNFTNLLPAGSIPAQISQNLTNVIQTATSTTQTLDLGTGALHVGLPLVLALDAIGPAVTTANAFGSSASAVIGAMQTGDMLGAVTALIDAPAVVANGFLNGHATLPLALSVLGLDTTTNIPLGGILTPAETASLTLTVFGETGTLPLSGTAFGGIVPALLTFLPEQLAEAIGAPLPGPPTM; from the coding sequence ATGTCTTTTGTGATTGCGGCGCCGGAACTGGTGCAGGGCGCGGCCCACGATTTGGCTGGTCTCCGGTCGTCGCTGGCCGAGGCCGCTGCGATCGCAGCGGGGCCCACGACGGGGATAGCGGCGGCTGCTCAGGATGAGGTTTCGATCGCCATCGCCTCGATGTTCGGCAACTTCGGCCAGGAATTTCAGGTTCTCAGCGCCCAAGCGCAGGCGTTCCATGACCGGTTCGTCAGCCTGTTGAATACGGGCGCCGGTGCATACCTGAGCGCCGAGGCCGCCAACGTCGAGCAGACCCTGCTCGGTGGCGGCGCCGGTGGGGTGACTCAGCTGCTCGGCAACGTCGGCCAGGAAGTGGCCGGACAGATTCAGACTGGCGCACAGGCCATTTCGCAGGCGATCGGTGGCCTACAGACGGGGCTCGGGGCGCTTGCGACCGGCGGGTTACCGGGGCTGCCCGACGGCTTGGCCAGCTTTGGTGCCACGGTCGCCGGCCCGTACCAAACCCTCTTCGCCACTACCGGCGCCAATCTGCAAAGCCTGCAAAGTGCCCTCGCCGCGAACCCGCAGCCGTTGCTGCATCAGATTCTCAGCAACCAGACGGGCTACCAACAGACGGTCGCCACCGCCTTGCAAAGCGCGATCCAGAACTTCCCCGCCGACCTGGCCACCGTGCCGGCGGACATCCGGAATCTGCTGTCGGGTGATCCCGCGGCGGTGCTGCAGACGATCATCAACCAACATATGGGTTACGCCCAGACGATCAACACCGCCCTGCACAGCGCCGCACAGGACTTCCGCACCGGCGCGGCCGGCCTGCACAGCGCCTTCCAAGCCGCCTTCCAGGACCTCGCGACCGGCAACGTCGACGGCGCGGTGGGCGACATCTCGACCGGCCTGCGCGACCTGTTCTTAACCGGCTTCGCCCCCACCGTCGACCTCGATACCGGGATTATCACCATCACGCCGACAGGCACCTTGGGAGATCTGATACCAACCCTCGCCATCCCGGGACAGATGGCGCAGAACTTCACCAATCTGCTACCCGCCGGCTCCATTCCGGCACAGATATCGCAGAACCTCACGAATGTGATCCAGACGGCGACCAGCACCACACAAACGCTGGATCTCGGCACCGGTGCCCTCCACGTCGGATTGCCGTTGGTGCTCGCTCTTGACGCGATAGGCCCGGCGGTCACCACAGCAAACGCGTTCGGATCCAGCGCCAGTGCGGTTATCGGTGCGATGCAAACCGGGGACATGCTCGGGGCCGTCACCGCCCTCATCGATGCTCCGGCCGTCGTCGCGAACGGCTTCCTCAACGGCCACGCGACACTGCCGCTGGCACTGTCGGTCCTGGGGCTCGACACGACGACCAATATCCCCCTCGGCGGTATTCTCACACCCGCCGAAACCGCTTCCCTCACACTCACCGTCTTCGGGGAGACGGGGACACTTCCGCTCAGCGGCACAGCCTTTGGAGGTATCGTCCCCGCGCTGCTGACGTTCCTGCCCGAACAGCTTGCCGAGGCAATCGGTGCACCCCTACCCGGTCCGCCCACCATGTGA
- a CDS encoding LuxR family transcriptional regulator: protein MSEFLPTRTVTLLLADVQGSAQLWQTQREAMASAVGRLDRTASEMVTAHGGVGPVEPGSDGSDGSDGSDGSDGFEGSDGFDGFVAVFPRATDALACAVDLQQAPLAPIQLRVAVHTGEVTQRKPGNYGGPALSRAARLRDLAHGGQIVLSGTTHDLVIDELPANVWLKDLGTHRLRGLARPERVAQLCHPDLRIEFPPLHAPDSIALHGFPAHLTRFVGRAAQINDVCKFLADHRLVTLAGAGGVGKTRLAVQIATAASAEVGSGAWFVDLAPVSDPDVVPVAVLRALSIADQPGRSAMDSLVRFVGDRDLLVVLDNCEHLTDACAALAGELLGACPRLTILTTSRAPIGVPGELTWRVPSLSLADEAIELFVDRARLARPEFGVTAADVDMVGEICARLDGLPLGIELAAAAVRVMSLSEILDGLRHRFRLLTDGTPTASQRRKTLGTSVDWSHTLLTEPERVLFRRLAVFNGGFDLEAARAVCADDDLHQHQVLDLLTRLVDKSLVVAEPAGDRTRFRMLETVRHYALAKLRDYGPDAGEADAMRARHRDHYARLAALLDSPGEKRDQRQIEQVEIEIDNLRAAFAWSRETGETDRALELTSSLQPLWLTRGRIQEGLAWFDAVLTDHDMSAVAAVVRGRALADKAALDASRSVHDNLDQAQQAVAIARKLNDRALLARGLTACGAISSYSADAARPYLAEALDIARELGDRWRLTQILTWQAYGAFYAGDPVAARASSQEGLDLAEAIGDQFHARSCRWTLGLAQLMEGDVPDAIAQFRAVTADADAAHDVLFRWGSRLALSQALAFRGDTGAARVAATASLAAAADLWPYNEGFSYAVLATAAVAAGDVAAAAEASEAARQRLSVQGQLAGANTNPMAEVALARGDLITAGRWADQEVAASAGWHLARALTTRARIAIAKGDPDQAERDAHKALVCAAEHQANLAVPDILECLGRLAPDGRSHRDAARFFGAAHEIRRRFGAARFAVYDADYERTVAITRDALGQQAFDTAWAEGTGLTIDQAIAYVRRGRGERKRPASGWASLTPTERDVVRLVADGLANNEIAARLFISRRTVQTHLTHVYAKLGINSRVQLAHEGASRG, encoded by the coding sequence GTGAGCGAGTTCCTGCCGACGAGGACAGTGACCCTGTTGCTCGCCGACGTCCAGGGCTCGGCGCAGCTGTGGCAGACCCAGCGCGAGGCGATGGCGTCCGCGGTCGGGCGTCTCGACCGCACCGCATCCGAGATGGTCACGGCCCATGGCGGGGTGGGTCCTGTCGAGCCCGGCTCCGATGGCTCCGACGGCTCCGACGGCTCCGACGGCTCCGACGGCTTTGAAGGCTCCGATGGCTTTGACGGCTTCGTGGCCGTGTTCCCGCGCGCCACCGATGCCCTGGCATGCGCCGTCGATCTGCAGCAGGCACCACTGGCGCCGATCCAGCTACGCGTCGCGGTGCATACCGGAGAGGTGACGCAGCGCAAGCCGGGCAACTACGGGGGGCCGGCCCTCAGCCGGGCGGCGCGACTGCGGGATCTGGCGCATGGCGGCCAGATTGTGCTGTCGGGCACGACCCACGACCTGGTCATCGACGAGCTGCCGGCCAATGTGTGGCTGAAAGACCTCGGCACCCATCGGCTGCGCGGCCTGGCGCGCCCCGAGCGCGTAGCGCAGTTGTGCCACCCCGATCTGCGTATCGAGTTCCCACCGCTGCACGCGCCCGATAGCATTGCGCTGCATGGCTTTCCGGCACACCTGACTCGGTTCGTCGGGCGGGCCGCGCAGATCAACGACGTGTGCAAGTTCCTGGCCGACCATCGGCTGGTCACCCTGGCGGGTGCCGGCGGTGTCGGCAAGACGCGGCTGGCGGTCCAGATTGCTACGGCGGCATCGGCGGAAGTCGGCAGTGGGGCGTGGTTTGTCGATCTGGCACCAGTGAGCGATCCCGACGTGGTGCCGGTCGCGGTGCTGCGGGCGCTGTCCATCGCGGACCAGCCCGGCCGGTCCGCGATGGACAGCCTGGTGCGATTCGTCGGTGACCGGGACTTGCTGGTGGTGCTGGACAACTGCGAGCACCTGACCGACGCGTGCGCCGCGCTGGCCGGCGAACTCCTGGGGGCGTGTCCGCGGCTGACGATTTTGACGACCAGCCGAGCCCCGATCGGGGTGCCCGGCGAACTGACCTGGCGGGTGCCGTCGCTGTCGCTCGCCGACGAGGCGATCGAACTGTTCGTCGACCGTGCGCGACTGGCCCGGCCGGAGTTCGGTGTCACCGCTGCCGACGTCGATATGGTCGGCGAAATCTGTGCCCGTCTCGACGGCTTGCCGCTGGGCATCGAGCTCGCGGCGGCGGCCGTGCGGGTGATGTCGCTGAGCGAGATCCTCGACGGCTTGCGTCACCGCTTCCGGCTGCTCACCGATGGCACGCCCACCGCGTCGCAGCGCAGGAAGACCCTCGGGACCTCCGTCGACTGGTCGCACACCTTGCTGACCGAACCCGAGCGCGTCCTGTTCCGCAGACTGGCGGTGTTCAACGGCGGCTTCGACCTGGAGGCCGCACGGGCCGTCTGCGCCGACGATGACCTGCATCAGCATCAGGTCCTCGACCTGCTCACCCGGCTCGTGGACAAGTCGCTGGTGGTGGCCGAACCGGCCGGGGACCGGACCCGCTTCCGGATGCTCGAGACGGTGCGCCATTATGCGCTGGCCAAGCTGCGCGACTACGGCCCGGACGCAGGGGAAGCTGATGCGATGCGCGCCCGCCATCGCGATCACTATGCGCGGCTGGCCGCCCTGCTGGACAGCCCGGGCGAGAAGCGTGATCAGCGCCAAATCGAGCAGGTGGAGATCGAGATCGACAACCTGCGGGCGGCGTTTGCCTGGTCGCGCGAAACGGGTGAGACCGATCGGGCGCTGGAGCTCACGTCGTCATTGCAGCCGCTGTGGCTGACGCGGGGACGCATTCAAGAGGGGCTGGCCTGGTTCGACGCCGTCCTCACCGATCACGACATGAGCGCCGTCGCGGCGGTGGTGCGCGGGCGGGCACTGGCCGACAAGGCGGCCCTCGACGCGTCGCGCAGCGTGCACGACAACCTCGATCAGGCGCAACAAGCCGTCGCGATCGCGCGCAAGCTCAACGACCGCGCGCTGCTGGCCCGCGGGCTCACCGCCTGCGGCGCGATCAGTTCCTACAGCGCCGACGCGGCCCGGCCCTACCTCGCCGAGGCGCTCGACATCGCCCGCGAACTCGGCGACCGGTGGCGGCTCACCCAAATCTTGACCTGGCAGGCGTACGGCGCGTTCTACGCCGGTGATCCGGTGGCCGCGCGCGCTTCCTCGCAGGAAGGGCTCGACCTTGCCGAGGCCATCGGCGACCAGTTTCACGCGCGCTCGTGCCGCTGGACCCTCGGGCTGGCGCAGCTGATGGAAGGCGATGTGCCCGACGCGATCGCCCAATTCCGCGCGGTGACCGCCGACGCCGACGCGGCTCACGACGTGTTGTTCCGGTGGGGCAGCCGACTAGCCCTCAGCCAGGCGCTGGCCTTCCGCGGTGATACCGGGGCAGCTCGGGTCGCAGCCACCGCGTCGCTGGCCGCCGCCGCTGACCTGTGGCCGTACAACGAAGGCTTCAGTTATGCGGTGCTGGCCACCGCGGCAGTGGCCGCAGGCGATGTTGCCGCGGCGGCCGAGGCGAGCGAGGCGGCGCGGCAGCGCCTCAGTGTGCAAGGCCAACTCGCCGGCGCAAACACCAACCCGATGGCCGAAGTTGCCTTGGCGCGTGGGGATCTGATCACGGCGGGACGCTGGGCGGACCAAGAGGTCGCGGCGTCGGCGGGCTGGCACCTGGCCCGGGCACTGACGACGCGTGCTCGCATAGCGATCGCCAAGGGCGACCCCGATCAAGCCGAACGCGACGCCCATAAGGCACTGGTGTGCGCCGCAGAACACCAGGCAAACCTGGCCGTCCCCGACATCCTCGAGTGCCTGGGACGGCTGGCCCCGGACGGCAGGAGTCATCGGGACGCGGCGCGGTTCTTCGGCGCGGCACACGAAATCCGGCGACGCTTCGGCGCCGCGCGGTTCGCCGTCTACGACGCCGATTACGAACGAACCGTCGCGATCACTCGGGACGCCCTGGGGCAGCAGGCCTTCGACACCGCGTGGGCCGAAGGGACCGGCCTAACGATCGACCAAGCGATCGCCTACGTGCGGCGCGGCCGCGGCGAACGCAAGCGCCCAGCCAGCGGCTGGGCATCGCTGACCCCCACCGAACGCGACGTCGTGCGGCTTGTGGCCGACGGACTGGCCAACAACGAGATTGCCGCGCGGCTGTTCATCTCGCGGCGCACGGTGCAAACCCACCTCACCCACGTGTACGCGAAACTCGGCATCAACTCACGAGTCCAGCTGGCCCACGAGGGTGCCAGCCGCGGCTGA